Below is a window of Halarcobacter anaerophilus DNA.
TTTGATGTCTTTTTATATAATCTTTTAGCTCTTTTCCATAAACTTCAAAGTTTTCCAAATATTCAAGTTGATTTTCACAATAAAATTTATTTCTAGTTAGCATTGAGTCAAAATCAAAATGCTCAAAACTTCTTCCCTGAGTTAGAATATCGCTAAAAAAGAAGGTCGAATTTTTATCTGCATTTATACGCAAAAACTGAAGCAGTTTTGAATCTTTGAAAAGAATCAACTCATCATTCAAAAATTCACAGTTTGAGTTTTTTAAATTTATATTTATATAGTTTATTCCAAACTCTTTTTTAGAGGGATAGACTTTTGTTGCCGATTCTGTTGCAAAAATTGCATTTGAATCTTCAAGTTTTATATTGGTTTTTATTCTGTCATTTGGGAAAATTCCTTCCCCGATACTAAGAAGTTTTATATAGTTTTCTTCTTTGTTAAAGTAGTAGTATCTAGTTGGAAGGCTTAATTTGTTTA
It encodes the following:
- a CDS encoding urease accessory protein UreD; the encoded protein is MSISLNFKEEIFSLNKLSLPTRYYYFNKEENYIKLLSIGEGIFPNDRIKTNIKLEDSNAIFATESATKVYPSKKEFGINYININLKNSNCEFLNDELILFKDSKLLQFLRINADKNSTFFFSDILTQGRSFEHFDFDSMLTRNKFYCENQLEYLENFEVYGKELKDYIKRHQNQNYIYLKIYIKTKDNETFLKTLHKENFQSFTFSKSKKLIIGSISSKNMADLKKQQKNIWKIYRKNLNKNSFNLGKQ